In Gossypium hirsutum isolate 1008001.06 chromosome A10, Gossypium_hirsutum_v2.1, whole genome shotgun sequence, the DNA window TGCTTCACCTTCGCGCTAGCTTGGCATGTGCcacttccttttcttttattcatatacaagaaaacaaaaagaatacaTTATTTCATGTAACCAAATATCAACTACATTTCTTCTTATAATAGATTTAAATtcgtattaaataattttaattatcacttcattaagtaaaaatataataacaatatttttttcgatttaaagcatttctttttatattatcaaaatgaactaaaaatAGGTAGAAgcattactttaattttaaaatttaatttaactcaaataatgataatttaattaaCAGTTAACTTAAATAAAACTTTATTAATAATGATTTGGCTCGCTTTGCTTTATCAAATCAGAATAAATCTTtcattaaatatgatatttatatttatatgtgattaacataataattttattttcagataaataaattgaattactaTGATAAAactatacaaattataaaatgaattgaAACATGACAAAAGaaaattgataataaataagGTAAGTTATGAACATGACAAAATGTATAAGAATATCAACATCTAGGCAAAGAAAactaaatttagaaaagtttgggttctatctctaaaataatttaaaattaaaattatccaaattGAGATTAACCCATCATAAATCCATAATAActcaaattatgttaaaaatatataaaacaaaattttcttttatattctgaATATAGATGGTGGATTTGTTAAACATCGAATCTAATCTATTAGATAATATAACACAATCTTTTTACCACTATATCAATAATTTGTTAACCTAAAAATACTTAACTCAGAATTTTAATGTGGGTATAATTATTGCctcttaaattttaagttatgaCTTGAATTATATGTGGCATAAAAGAAGAGCTCTAAAATTCCAAATTCAGCTTTTTCATTAACATAAATGCGTTTCtgtgtcaaattttatataaaaccaTGAACACAGTACTAAAAATACTGTCAACAAcactttatttcataaaaaaaaaacttcatggtattataaaattttaaacttttttttttaaataatcaattaagctGTTGTTTAAGAGTTTGAATTAgtcctttgattgatgatgatagTTAATATTTAACGATAATGCTTATGTAACTATTAATAAATATCATAACAAACATCGATTGTTGACATGACAATGTTACACCATCGTCAATTGCTAACGTGACAATGTCATATCAACAATCAATATCTATTAATAATCACGTCAGCATTAGCATTAATGTTAAATAATAACGGTCAACATCAATCAAACGATCTATTACTCAGGTTAAATTATAGGCTCAATGAGTGCtaaaagttcaaaaagaaattaattaataccATTAACACACTctcaaaatatatttagattgCCAAAAATACCCTTTTATGAAATTCTAACAGCCTTCCTTAAACTTGAATTAAGCTATCCCatgcttttatatattttaataagtaATTGTagagataaaaaatataaaaatataaattcaaaaggGCAAGGATTaacatttataataaaaataaaaatttgtaagtGTGAAAGGAATTTTACATTAAAACCTCTGTACGGTTAAACAGGATGaagccaaaaaagaaaaagaaaaattatatccGTACGACggcaaactaaaaaaaaacaaaactaagTTAATGGAGTTCGCAATTGTACTTTAATTTCTTTTCACTTGAAAGGAGATAAAAATGGATGATAATTTGTCTTAATGCACGACTTAACGCGTAAGCAGACGAATCAAATTCTGCCACGTttcattttcaaataaataaCTAGGCTTAAGCTTTTGTAATAATCTAATTCTAGAAGTAGTTTATGGTTCATGCCCCATGGACAACAAGAAGCTCTCAAAAggtatttataaatataatgcaAAGTCTTATGATCATTATGACTCTTAATATATGGTGGAACCAATTATTCACATCTACCCATTATTTAACTATTTTGCTAATATATTTTACAACTATTTataattgaataatatttatatctataatttaaaaagaaataagttAATATGAATGAATgggatttaaatttaaataaataaaaaagaagaagaaagcatTACAATTAAATTTTGTGACCCctcccaaataaaaaatcaaaagaaagacaaaatgaCAAAATACAACCTAATTTAAGTGATCCACAATTAGACTAATCCTATGTGttctaaattatattattattctgatttttttcttttttgtaaatttaatcgAACTCTCACCGTTTATTAGtgtattttgagattttttttttatttcacatgtTAAAATTGAATTGCTGCTGTAAGAAGTAAAGATCCTCAGCGTCGAAGATATTGTCTGAACCATCCACGGTATCCAGCCAGGGGTTGTTTTGCTCCAAACACTGAAAATCTAAGCCGTTGTTGTGGTAATTACCAGCTTCGAAGCAGTTTGGATTAGGGTTATGATTAATGGAGATGTTGCTGTAATAATCCGCGAAATCCGAAACCGGTGAAACTTGTGTCCCGAAAGAGTCCGATGAGGCTGCAGTTGTGCTGGAATTCTCTAGGGTGTAATTATTATTACTTGAGGAGGTCACTTGTTGTGCGCCGCCCCCAAGGTGGTGGTCATCGGGAAACACCATTGGTTCCGTACCCACGACGGCGGTAGTAACGGCGGCGGTGGAGGTGGATGAGGCGGCGTTGGCAGCTTGGATTCTTTCCACTAACCTAGGCATCCAAAGGTAACGCATGGTGTCTTTGAATTGCTTGCTGTTGACGTCGCACTTAAGCTGCTTGGCATGTTTTTGGACACGGGTTCTCCAGTAGTTCTTGATCTCATTGTCGGTTCTTCCAGGCAAATGTTGGGCGATTTTGGACCATCTTcactcaccaaaaaaaaaaaagaaaccccaTAAAAATTAATCTCtgtaaattcaaataataataaaaagattcatAAATTGAAAGTATAAAACATCAAATAACCTGTTTCCCCAGCGTGAATGAAGCTCAAGAATCAAAAGTTGTTCCTCAAGAGTAATGTTCCCATGTCGAACATCAGGTCGGAGATAATTCAACCATCTTAATCTACAGCTTTTTCCCGTCCTTTTGAGACCTGTTTAGATTAATACAAGCTTCTGGTAAATCTATTttcggaaaaaaaaaaaaaacacaagggTCTTTATATATCTATTGAGTTCATCATCGTCAACCTCACATTCaaagctttaaaaaaaaaagcctcCAAATAGTAGCTTTTTTCCATCAAGGAAAGGACATGAAGAAGAAAACAAGACCCCAAAACAAAAGTTGAAAATCAACTAGTCGAGGATCAACTTGTACTATATGTATATGCAGATGGGAAAAAAGCTAGGCCACATGTTGATATCACCAAAACCCCTAAAAGAAAAAGGGGACCGACCAATAAACATGCATCAATTATGGTGACATACatgtattattagtattagtacTAGTATTATTACCTGCACAACGAGCAAGAGAATTCCATCGACCTTCGCCATGTGTGGCAATGTAATCGATGAGCTTGAAGTCTTCTTCCACAGTCCAAGGACCTCTTCTCAACTCCATCTGATCCTCCTCACTACTTTGAGCTTTTGGGACACAATCCCTTCCCTGAACATccattttttaatgaatttttgagtGAAAGACAAAAGGTTTCTGAATATGTTTTGATGAGGCAGAGagggaaagaagaagaaatagagAGAGAAATGAATTGAAGAGAGGGAAGATAGAGAAGTGGGGTTTTATAGAAGGAGATTGGGGGGGTTGAAATGGAGGTAAAGGTAAGCATGTGAGAGAGAGCAAAGCCGCAATGGGAACttgggtttttaattatttaattaattaaacaccTAAGCCTGATAGACTGTAATTATGGTTAGCAAAATTGCAACACCCAACAGGGTTTTCAACTTTGACCCTTTGACTTTTTTcccaatttcatttttttttgttttatttctttttcttgagTTCCCGTAATTTACATTTTATCACTTCTTTTTTCCCTCTCTTCGAAATATACATatttgtcaaaaaaatttattaattaattaattaggttgtttttcttttaatatttaagaaaaaaatactatttttaaaGAGAGAGTACGAAAACTCGTCCAGCTAAGTGCGCTTTTTGCTGACATGTCAGGGAAAGCGCACCTCACTGaaagtattttttgaaaattttaaaaaatatatatataactagacATATTTTTACACACTTTCTCCAAAAATCATCTAtttccttaaatttttaaaaaatcagcCAATATGTACAATTAACAAACTATTTCAACATATATGACCGGTCTAGTCCTCCAAAATATATTGTATGTTCTTATTAAGATGGTAAATTCAagttacaaatataaatatatgttattaacAAAAACAGGATTAAACTCATATGTATATAATGGAATTCGAATTTCCTTactcaaatatataaattttttatcttaACCAATAAGTTAAGATTTCATTAACATGTCAACACagagttaattatatatatatttaagttgttgattcttttttatataataacatGAATTTTTGTCCGTTTTACTATCTTAGCCTAATCCGAGTCGAGGTTGATATTCAGGTTAAGTCCTctaataatattaatttcaatattccaatttgatccaaatatttaaagaaaaaaatttctattttctttctataactcattagatatttttaatatatattaaaatcaatATGATTTATATTCCGAATAAAAacaaatatgttttatatatgcgaataaaaacaaatatgttttatatacgcatatatatatatatgaataaatgtaGGTTGAAACATTTATAGATATAATCCACGTATCCGTATACATGTAAATGGTCGAGACAAAAGTGAATGATATAATGTCATCCCATAGGAGAACCTATggtaaatcaaataataaatatccagttttatacatcaaaatatttaaataaaaagtgataatagtttttttattgaaaaaaatttataaactaattataaattaaataagaaaaataaattaagttcaATTAGGATAATGTGGATTTTTATATTATGAACCAAATATTAAATAGAACTGAATAAAATTAAAGGTGAGTATTTGATACATTGAAtttattttagggtaaactatcaaaatagtcacttttgtttgccttaagttacattttagtcacttatgtttgaaatgttacgttttagtcacttacgttatcatgttgtaacattttagtcactgagtcgttaattgTTATTAATGGTGTAAAGGtgagctgacgtggcacgttagaTCACCACACGTCAGCTCaccatttcaaacgaaaattttaggttaaattctacaattggccctatatttttttcattttgagcaatttaatttttttccttctatgtttttttaactttttttttctttatttttcattctcttctgtttctccctctattttcattccttcttcatttcttttaacgtagcttttctatgttttttatttcttaaaactagtccacaagctcgcctcacttaaaaatattaaattattcaaaataaataaaagcatagggactaattttaacaaatagataatatagaaaaactacgttaaaataaatggataagggaggaaaacagagggagaaacagaagagaatggaaaaaaaagaaaaaaaagtaaatactCATAAGTCATTAAAAAGTAATGTTAAAAACTACGTTAAAATAAATCGTTAACAACAATTAaagactcagtgactaaaatgttataacgcGATATCATAAGTCATTAAAAAGTAAcgtttcaaacataagtgattaaaatataatttgaggtAAAAAAAGCGACTGTTTTAGTAATTTACCCTTTACTTTATCTCACaagcaattttaaaaaattgacatgagtattttcttttaaaaaaaattatttttttaatattttactatactctaTAGGACATTCGTTTAACTCTatttataagtttaaaaaatttatcgataatgtactaaatatttcccctaaatttaaatactaattaaattgaaattcaactaaatttataaaaatccaaCCAAATTTCGATTCTGTCAAAAAAGAAATTCTTTTGAGCCCTAATAGTTCCAGGAATGACTAATACTTGTacatagtttttttcttttttgtccttaatatttatatatagttgAATCTAAAATTAAGCTCTGATTAACCctacaatatacatatataattagaaagaaaaaaagggggaaaaagaaAGCGTGTAAAGTCTTTAGCTCTAGGATTAGGGCGGCTTTAGGAATATTTAAATTACAAGATAGATAGAAGAGCaacattttctttttccaatttcccacttgatagttattttattaattagccCTTTGCCCTAAATTCAAAGGCACTTAAATGTATTATAACTACGGTATGGAGTAATCTGTTatagtattttaaatttaaatattcgaAACTCAAAAATTACTTTTATTAACTGtaccaaaattttatttacagTATGTAACTGTCAGTCAATATAATGATATAATGAAGGGATAAAATTCAAAATCGTACATGGGGTTCGATTCAATGTATAATATGATACATCAACttttgatttggtgcaattatacatatGAAACATTAACGGTAGTTCAAATTTACATTTGaagaactttaattttgattaaattatatacatttaaagaaataactacgtcaacttattttatattaaataaatataattacttGTGTATGAAATACGTAAACATAAAATGGTGTTACAATGATAATGGTGTCGatgatttataaaaattgaattaaattaaaatttcatgtataaaattgtacaaaGTCAAAATTTATGTGTAACATTATATTAGACCAAAGTTGATATattgttttgatatttatccctacaATTGGTAATGTAGTGTGGGTTGTTTTAGTTGGACATGAGAATTAATTTCTATTTACTTCCATTTTATCCCGCTCTAAATTTACAGCCCTTTTTATACTTGCTTTTAATTCCTATAttcatttgaaattatgaaaaaattaaaattttattgtagaAGAAATTAAAGTTGGGTTAACTGGATTAGGGTATCAAAGTAACTAAAATATTTGTAtaggatgaaatttaattttgaataattaactaaaataaagaaTGAATATACGATTAGTCATTGGTTTTTTTAATGGAATTAAGCAATAGACCCTAAGAAGAAGACGGATGATGGACCATAGACGGAAGATATAAATGCCACCAATCTGCTTGTGGTATTTGAACCGAGAAGGGTGAGGGGTGAGGGTCCTAATTAGGGAGGAACTCACCACTGTTATTTAATactcaattaatattttttaaaaaaatgcttaaTTAATAAATCAGCAGTAATATTtgaaacatatttatattttagtagAAAAATAATGTTCCAACTTAATGAACATTATCTTTAAATAATCGGATTGGGACTTGGGTTCCATCCACTTGTTAACACAATCTTCAATATCATTTATGAACTATAAAGATATAAGCAACCATGAAAGTTGTATTAGATACTAATCAATCTTGTTGTTTTTGCATCTGTTAATTGAGTGGATTGGTGTTTGGGTCATTGATGTTTGAGGGTTAAGTTTTTAGGTTAAATCATTTACCATTTAAATCAttttgaattttggtttgtaCATGTTTAAGTTATTCTCAAATTCCTTGTTTGGATATTTTAAGTTTAGATTAATTTAGATTCTAACTCAacaagttattaatttttttagataaaaatcagatttgaatttaaattgatttcatcgaatttttaatttaaaataaacccTTCATAAATAGTACCCAATAGTAAATGGAACAATTAATGTAATTAAAACAtcgatttattataaatttaatatatttggaTTTGTCGACTTAAATGAAGTGGTGTTTAAAGCTTTTATTAGGCACTTATTTGACATGCGTTCAAACAGTTTTATCTGATCTTCTCCAtccttaatattatataaaaaaagtatattgaaTGTGATATTGGATCATACAATGAAAAGTATCGGCTCTCATCTATCTTACAAATATGATTCAAACTCGagattgttaattttttatttaattagtagaatttgtaatttattttaaccaaattcaaaaaaaatagaaatatttgagtttgtgcttttatttttattttttaagaaaaaaaatagtataatttatTCGTTAAGGCAAATGTTCATCACTTTCTTaggtatattattattaatttaatcagtTCATGAATGAAATCCAAAACTGATGTTAACCGAATTTAGTGTAGTTGAATTCATCACTTTGTTAGTTGATATAGCATTTTGTATATAAAgtccaatttaaattttttctaagtttttattttgatggGTTGAGAATTTAAAACACACATTCAATTTGGTAAGAATGTCACATGGTTGGAGTCAAAAGGCCATTGACAGCTACCTAATAGAGAGACAGTCCACGTTGTTTATCCAAACTCAATTCCCCATTTGCTACTAATTTCTTAGTCAAGTTGCATGCAAAATGCTTATTTaccttataaaatattatttatataatgttttaactaaaattaaaattatatatggttGAATGGAGGCTAATTCTTTCGAAATAAGTTTTCGAAGTGTTTTGGTCACTGAAAGTCACAGTTAACTCTTTAATAGATTAGTATTATCTTTAGTTGAATTTTGTCTTCCAAATATGTTAAAAAAGTAAGAGCGTCTTGTTGAGTGTCTGAAGAGGTAGACTATACATGCACGCATGGTCACTCACTAACTAGCTTAAGTGATAGCATAATTGTTCATAAATGTCACATATATTTTGTAGGCATAAGTTCAAATTCTACTAAGTGCAAATGTTGAGATTTACTTGACAGGTGATTTTGGTGCACACAAGATCCGTTACCactttgttaaatttgttatctCCTTAAACAATCAAACTTTCAATAAAATCGAGAGACATAATAGATGATATTTCGAAAACTTCAATCCTTATACATTAAAATAAACCTTTcctaatttaatatattgaaatgaaGCATTTAAACATACCGTACTATTTTCTAATTAACGAATATCCAAattgatttcatatttttattaatgggttttctattttctatttttttttgtataactGCAATATTTTTATGAGGCTTAAAAGAATTTGTTGAtaactatgttttattttaattaattttttatagagactcaaacattaaatataaatattatgtgtagataaataaataggtaaatatattaaatattataaactaGTTTTAGCTATAGGATTAGATGCATGAATCCATTATCTTGAATGAAAGGTTGtagaaaaataaacatgaaaattattaaaacaaaaatttaatgaCATGAGTCATGATCATCacgtgttatatatatatatataagcttatcACATTATATAAGCATATGCTTTAGTTTAGATACttgtattttatattatataaataaaaactcaaaGTGAAAAAGAGTATCCAATGTTTTGTCTCTTATTGTAGGGGACATATCTTTTTGTGCTTCCATAAGTTTATTTGGTCGGAGGATTAATTGTTCTTTTCTCTAAGGCTTTTTTGGacggtgttatatatatattcttatgcTTCACATAATTAATTTGTTTGCATCTATTTATACAAGTTTGCAACTActgtattaaaaaatttaatcgaATTTGTAATGACGCCATAAAGTCCAGTgtgagtttgaatttttttttctaattttagaaaataaattatgaattctCAACctttttaaacttatatatatatttagaattatcattaaaaaatataaaagtataaataataatattttaatcatagTTGAAAGATTTATTATTAACCCTTTTAAGTTAAAATGCCATATCATCATTTTGTTAAAGCCTAAAGGGGTGACTAAAGTTAACAAATAGGTGATAAAAAAATggaacaatactaataacaattaGTGACTGAAATgtaatatcaattttaatttattgattattatttgtGTAGTTTACCTTAAATAAATATGAATCAAATAAGCTAAACATTAGGATTgcaattgtaattttttttaaaaaattgaatcgAAGTATATTAAATTAGTCTGCCTCTTGGCATGTCTTgggttttttgtttattttgctactttttatgtttttagcGTTTCGCTATCACGGTTTCTCTGGGTTTTCACTGAGTTGGGTTTACTAGTTGGATAGTGATGAAATCAAATGGAGAGGAGTATGGAGAACTTAAGTATTGATGATGGAGAAGATGTGTGGAGTATTGCTTGTGTCTTGTGGGCTGCTATCTAATTGCTAGTGTGGTGCATTTCCCAGGCATGAGGAACACTATGGCCAACTTTTGGCATCCTCTTGGAGGGGTACAAATTTTAGATCTGGGGTGAGATGGGCAAAAGGCTATATGTTCAAGTTTTTCTATGAGGTGGATATTACGCGAGTGGAAGATGAAGCCTGGTGGACTTTTAATAATCATCTGTTAGTCATTCATTAGTTGAAAGAAGGTAAGGATCTGATGCAGATCCCTTTAGTGTTTTCGAATTTCTAGGCCCAAGTGTATGATTTGCCGCCAAGTTTC includes these proteins:
- the LOC107896396 gene encoding transcription factor MYB108, which translates into the protein MDVQGRDCVPKAQSSEEDQMELRRGPWTVEEDFKLIDYIATHGEGRWNSLARCAGLKRTGKSCRLRWLNYLRPDVRHGNITLEEQLLILELHSRWGNRWSKIAQHLPGRTDNEIKNYWRTRVQKHAKQLKCDVNSKQFKDTMRYLWMPRLVERIQAANAASSTSTAAVTTAVVGTEPMVFPDDHHLGGGAQQVTSSSNNNYTLENSSTTAASSDSFGTQVSPVSDFADYYSNISINHNPNPNCFEAGNYHNNGLDFQCLEQNNPWLDTVDGSDNIFDAEDLYFLQQQFNFNM